One stretch of Prunus persica cultivar Lovell chromosome G1, Prunus_persica_NCBIv2, whole genome shotgun sequence DNA includes these proteins:
- the LOC109946859 gene encoding uncharacterized protein LOC109946859: protein MVKLDFPHFNGLEDPTSWICRAEQFFDFHHTPETERVPLASFNLEGDAQLWFQLMKEETPITTWATFKQGLHDRYGPTQFQDFFGDLTKLQQTGSVRDYQTQFEKLLIRAGRLTPDQQVGCFVSGLKENIKTDVQACCWPDVEDEAEGECNAEVDLAGEELPEVSIHAIYGARTPQTMRVHGNVGNIK, encoded by the exons ATGGTGAAGCTAGACTTTCCTCACTTCAACGGATTGGAAGATCCCACAAGTTGGATATGTCGTGCTGAACAATTCTTTGACTTTCACCACACTCCAGAAACGGAGAGAGTTCCGTTAGCTTCATTTAATCTTGAAGGGGATGCGCAATTGTGGTTCCAATTGATGAAGGAGGAAACCCCGATCACCACATGGGCAACTTTTAAGCAGGGACTACATGACAGGTACGGTCCCACCCAATTTCAAGACTTCTTTGGTGATCTGACAAAGTTGCAACAAACAGGTTCAGTACGAGATTATCAAACCCAGTTTGAGAAATTATTGATTAGAGCAGGACGACTCACTCCAGATCAACAAGTTGGCTGTTTTGTGAGTGGGTTGAAGGAGAATATCAAAACTGATGTGCAAGCGT GTTGTTGGCCTGATGTAGAAGACGAAGCGGAGGGCGAATGTAATGCTGAAGTTGACTTGGCTGGAGAAGAATTACCTGAAGTATCTATTCATGCAATATATGGTGCTCGGACTCCCCAGACAATGAGGGTGCATGGCAACGTGGGAAACATCAAATGA